The Daphnia magna isolate NIES linkage group LG6, ASM2063170v1.1, whole genome shotgun sequence genome segment CCTGTTGCGTCAtcatgaataaacaacttgaACCTGAAGATGTGCACTTGGCAGATCGGCTATTTGCCAACGCGAGACTTTGGCAACATTCTACACACACGCTCACGgtgttttaattttgttgttcTATTGTCTATTTGCAGGAGAAGAAGTTGAACAAATCCGAGAGGCAAAGATTTCGCGAAGAGGCTGAGATGCTCAAAGGTCTACAGCATCCCAACATTGTGAGATTCTACGACTATTGGGAAGTGGCTCTGACCAAGCGCAAGTATATCGTCCTCGTCACTGAACTCATGACATCTGGAACACTCAAAACGTACATACGATTTTTAACTGTCAATCTCATATTCagttaaaaattgaataaaaacaaacaaacacaggTATCTGAGGcgtttcaaaaaaattaatctgAAAGTACTCAAGTCATGGTGCCGTCAGATCCTCAAAGGCCTTTATTTCTTGCACTCGAGAACGCCCAACATCATCCATCGTGATTTGAAGGTAATCCTTTTAAAAATGCTGtcaatttggtttttttttttttgctgactcttacattttctttttttttcccgcttgGCGCGTGATAGTGTGACAACATCTTTATCACGGGTACGACTGGCTGCGTGAAAATAGGCGACTTGGGGTTAGCCACGTTGAAGAATCGCTCGTTTGCCAAATCAGTGATTGGCACTCCTGAATTCATGGCTCCCGAAATGTATGAAGAGCACTATGACGAAGGCGTTGACGTCTACGCTTTTGGCATGTGCATGCTGGAAATGGCCACCAGCGAGTACCCGTACAGCGAATGCATGGGACCGGCTCAGATCTATAAGAAAGTCATCAGCGTAAGTCTTTATTGGATACCGTCCCATCTGTTTTCATGTTCCTcatgtctctctctctctctccccctctATTTTACAATTCCCAGAGGGATTTTCGCTTCCCTTCCATCCGACATGAATTAACTTCTTGAATGTGTATTTTTATGACATGCAGGGAGTGCGACCACAGAGTTTCGATAAGGTCGAGAGCAGTGAGATTCGTGATATTATCGACCGTTGCACGCGTCTGCGCAAGGACGAAAGGTGcgtcacattttttttattttcgttttcgtttctCATTGGGATGGATTTAGAATTTCTAATATTCTTTCGTCATTgggtgttttgttttgcaaaaaaaaaaaatatatagaccGAGTGTCAAGGATTTATTAAACGATACCGAGTTCTTTGCCGAAGAAACTGGTCTGAAGGTGGAAGTGGTGTCGCGCGACGAGGCGGTGGCCAGCACCAGTGAAAGTGTCCAATTCCGGTTGCGCGTCCTCGATCCAAAGAAAAGGCGCGACAAGCACAAGGAGAACGAGGCCATCCAGTTCGAGTTCAACGTGGTGACGGACGATGCCGACAAACTCGCCCAGGATATGGTTGGTTTCGTTCGTTTATCACGTGCACCGATTTCGCCTGCCGTCTTTTAGGCTATCGCCAATTTACGgttatttgtttctttcaaagtTACGTCACTGACTTAATGcgtcgtttctctttttttgcattgCAAAGCATTCGGACGGCATCCTGATGGAGGAGGATGTCAAAGTGCTGGCCAAACTGCTGAGAAGTCAAGTGCAGCAATTGATCAAGGAACGGGATGAACGCGAAGAGATTCGGAGACAGAATCACGTTGCTTCCCAACAGCAAGCGCCGACTGTAGTTGTTGTACAACCTCCCCCTCAGGTGGTGCAGCCAGTGATTCAGCAGCCGGTCATCCAACAACCAGTCATCCAGCAGCCGCAAGCTACTCCTATGGTAATTGAACGTTTAATTTGAATTGATGCATTTGATTTTTAACtctgtgattggctgttttCCGTAGGATCAGACCATGTCGAtccaacagcagcagcagcaacaacaacagcagcaacctGCTCCTGTGCCACAGCCATTGatgcagcagcaacaacaacagccaatGTTGCCGAATCAGCAATTGCCTTTAGCTATGGCTACAGGTTTGGTTACTCCGCCGCAGCAGCACGTCATTCAACAACAGCACGTtatccaacaacaacaacatttgaTTCCACAGCAAGTGGCAGCTAACCAACAACAATTGACGGTCCAGGCGATACAGAACCAAAtccaccagcagcagcaaacgCTACACCAGGTCAATCAGCAGatccagcaacaacaacagcagctgCAGCAAGTGAATCAACAaatccagcagcagcaaacgGTGCAGATCCAGCAACAACTCTTGCAGCATCAACAACATTTGTTGAATCAACCCATGGCGTCTGCCCAGCAAATGGAGCACCAGGGTTTCACGCAAccgcagcaacaacagcactACCAACAACAGCAATCCGCAGAAGTGCCTGCTCAGTATTTCGTTCCGGCAGAATTGCCCGTCTTCCAGCAACAGCCGCAACAACAAACTTACAGCCAATACCAAACGACGGAAGCTCAACCTTACGCTCAGTCGGTTCCTCAGCAACAACAGCCCGTCCGTCAGATGGTGAACTACGTGCAACAACAACCGATCGATCAGGCGCAAGTCCATTGCGCCGCTGCCGAGTCCATGGCGTTCCCTGTCCAGCAACAGCAAGTGACAGCTCCGCAGTATGCCCAACAGGTTGTTTATCTGCAACAACCCATTCAGCAGATGGTCCAGCAACCCGTCGAACAGGCAGCCTATATCCATCTGCCTCCTGTTCAACCTTCAATCCAACCTGCGCAAGAGCAGATGTCGTACGTTCAGCAATCTGCAGTCCAGCAGGTGGTGGATCCTTCCAATTACCCGCAGCCAACTCAAGAACAAATGGCCTACATCCCGCAGGCATTGCCGCAAGTTGCCCAGCAACCGATGCAACAGACTCAGGATCAGATGGCGTACATCCATCAATCTGTACCCCAAGTGATGCAACAATCTCAAGATCAGATGGCGTACATCCAACAGACGGTTCCTCAACACTCAGTTGCCCAGCAACCGATCCAGCAAACTCAAGATCAGATGGCATACGTCCAGCAAGTTGGCCACCAAATTGTTGATCAGACAACGTACGCTCAGCAACCGATCCAGCAATGTGTATCGGAGCAACCAACCTACCTTCCTCCACCACCAGTCATCCAGCAGGTGCCGCTGACGCAATCGGCCATCATTCAACCGAATGTTGTTCAACCCGTTGGCCAGCCAATTGTTGATCAAACAGCCTATCTTCAACAGCAGCCGATTCATCAGCTGCAACACATGGAACAGCCCGCGTACATCCAAGCAGCACCTCACCCTGTCGATCAGTACGTTCCAGCCACGTACCAATTGCCTCAGCCAACGCTGGAACAGCAACCGGCATACGTTCAACCCGTGCAGCCCGAACTCGTCCGCAAGCAGTCTGGCCTTTGTCAACAACAACTGGAAGCGGCGTCAACCGCCTACCTCCTGGAGAAATTAGATTCCCATCCGGGCCAAGTGACTCAAGGGGAATCGCAAATAGCCGCCGCTGTGGTGGACATGCAATTGCAAAACCCAGTTTTGCAAGCCGTTGTCAATGATTCGGTGCCGGCAATCAATCGTTCTGGTACCCCAGAGCCTGTGGCGCAATGCTGTTGTAGCGACGTGTACACGACCGACTCGTGCGGTGAATCATCCGCAGCCGAATCGGTCGACACGGTTGCCTCAGCTGCCAGCGCTACTGCTAGCGCCGCTAGCGGCAGTAACGCCACCGTGACGGCAGGTGAGAAGCGTCTCGGCCGTCGGTTGACCAATAAACGTCGCCGGACGGCTGAACGTGGCCCTCGACTTTCTGTTTTGAGTGTCCAGGGTTCCGTGGTCGAATGTCAGGTGGAGACGATGAAACAGGAGACGGTGACATTCAAATTCGATCAGGCTGACACGGTTCCGGCCGATGTGGCCAACAATCTGATCAAACATCGTCTGCTGAGCGAACAGCACGCTGACATATTCATCGAACAGGtatttattttacattttgaatattttgaatattcaaacaattaattattattacatTTAGGTGGAGGATATTCTGCGACAGTTGAAAGAGAATCCAGATGTCCTACCTGTCGTTTCTTTACCTCCAGCGAAGCCAGCTGCTGATTCGCTCTCGCCCAACCGAACAGGAACTACGACGACAGCCGCATCCAGCGTTGCCACCGGTTCTGTCGACAGTGTCGATACAAATAGCAAAGGTCCGCAAGGATCGTTAGGTGATGTCCAGCAAGCAGTCGCTGCTCCAACCCTTCCAGTCGTGGCTTCGGCTGTCCCTCTAGCGGCCGGATTGCATCTTCATTCGCGTTCAGCCAGTTTGGATGGCAGCGATGTATGTCACACGGCACCGACCGACTCGGCCGTCTCTGCAGTCTCAGCTGCGCTTGCTACTACTCAATCCCAAACAACACAACCACCCAACCTTGCCCCGCTTAGTATTTCTAATCCTGGCATAGCTGTCACCGTAGACGGTGCTACTCCGCCAGTCGTAGCCATTCCCGCTCCTCAATTTCCCACAATCGCTTCTCATCCAACACCCGCCCCTGCTGACGCAGCTCCTCCTCCTGTCGGTGGGTTAGTTGAACCCACTGAAACAGTAACGCCCAAGGTATTTAATTCATTAGCGCCTTttatcgcaaaaaaaaaaattaaaagcttTTTATTTGTAGCTTAGTTAATTGTCTTTTTTAACGTCATTTTGATTATCtatcgtttgtttgttgtttgtttttttttaccaagtTCCAGGTTTCTTCCAaacttcttttgtttatctatagaaatttaattgtttgttttatttcttgtgGTCTCGATAATTTTTACAGGTTCGCAAGGTATCACGATTCTTGGTCAAAACCATTTCCGCTCCTTTGCCCGTTTTGGATCCAGCAGCACCTGCCGCTCAATCAACTGTTTTAGACGCGCCGTTACCGACACCGCCCGCAGCAACGCCGATTCCGGCTCTGGCAGTTACTTCGGAGCTTCTTCCAACTGATTTGCCTGCGGGAGCTATTCAAAAATGCGAATTGCCTCCAGTGGTCGTCGGACAAGAGTCCAACATGCCCGTCGGTCAAACAGCTCCGTGCGCTGCCGCAAACGTGGCCGGAAATGATTTAGGTGCCGCTTTTGTGACGGTCGCTTTGAGCATCAACATCACATCGAATGGTATCTACGCGACGAGCCGATGTAGCAGTCCAGCACGTGTTCCCAATAACAACAATGCTTCCGGCGATCAATCCATGGGTGTCAGCACCGCCTCCGTCCCATTGAAACTTTGCATTGCCGAGGCGAATGCCGCTGGATCGCGGCCTGCCGCAGGTAACAGTTTGCCGACATCGCAACCACCTACCCCGCAAACTTGCCCCACGATGGATACGTACTTGATGGACCTACAGCATAAATTGGCTTCGCTATCCATGACCAATAACAATCCGAATCCTTCCGCTCATCTGCAGCAACAGCATCAGAATTACTCGCCCGAATCCACGCAACAACTTCCGTCTCCTTCGTCATCCACCAAGGAAGGTACACCTTTGCTGGAACCCGTTTTTCACCCTTCGGTGGTTGTCGATCAGGTGGATCAAGCGACAGAGAACAACAGGCCagctcaacaacaacagcgcAAAGTTTTGCCGTCTACCATCGACATCCACGATTTGCATTCGGAGTTGTCCAAATTACATTCGCAGGGACCCGGTCATCCTCCATCGTTGCTGAAAGCCAAAGAAGCTTTGAATCCTTGTCCGACGGAAGCGTTGGCAACAGTAGCATCCAGCGCAGCGAATCCGGTTGTCCAGCCAGCAACTGCGAGCAATCCACCTGAAGTTGTTGACGAAGCCCCTCCGGATAAGACTGTGATTAAACCGATTCCGGTTAGTGTTGGACCATCGGTGACTCCAGTAGCTTCCGCACctaccaccaccaccaaagaGCAGAAGAGCAGCCAAACGGAGCCTGAGCTTAGCGTTGCCCAGCAACCGCAGCAGCAACGCAAATTATCACTTCCTCCACCGGTTCCACCTGGTGAGCGTCGAATCTCGCGCTTTTGCGTCAGTCTGGTTGACGAGAAACAACGGACAGCCGCTAGCGGACTGCCGGAAGAAGCTAACAAAGATCCAGAATTGAGGGAATTGTTGTTGCGTCACGAACAGGAAAAGAAAGCTTTGATCCGGAAGCACGAAGAAGAATTGGCTGCTTTCCACGCCCGGAGGAAACAGCAGTCAGCTGTTCAGCAACAATCACAGCCACATCCTTTGCAGCGACAAGAAGCCACAGAAGGTTCCAGGACACCTTCTCCAGGTGCCAGTTGTAATCCCGATTTCGGAGAAGGGCGTGGTTTGCCCACGCAGAACAGCAACGCAACAGCCGCTGCTAATGGGGCCAGTGGTCCAGTCCCCAATCCGACGCGCAGTTCGTCTCCTGGAACGCCGACGCGTCAGACGAAAACCTTCACCGACGATTTGCTGCGACTCGTTCAAGATTTGGGCAGTAAACCTGGAGCGGAGAAGAGTAAAAAAGCCGGAGGAGAAGGTGTTGAGAAAGCGCCGACGCTGAATCAACTGAGGGCCGGCGCTAATGGAGGCGCTGCCGCCAGTcttcaacaacagcagcagcaacaacaacaacatcattCGCTGACTCAAACTGCTGGTATCTTTACACCACCAACCTGATCCCTTTAATCCTTGCGGTaaagccaaaacaaaaatccgtGTTACTTTCGGTGGATCGTTTTTGAACGCGATCCGAATTTGATTTCGCGTGCCGTTGATGAGGAAGCGTTCCAAGACCATAATGGGTGACACATAAACATTAATTATTCGTTTCCAAATAATTCTCGGAATCTCTCCTCTGGCTTATtcctttgttatttttaattttttttttgcttgggCTTGATTACCGGTAGTTAACACCAGTACGCAAAATCAATCACTACTTCCTTTCCCTATAAGCTTTTCTATCTTTATTTTTGAATATCGGAGGCTTCTTGTACCTttacatttaaattttaagttgaattttgtttagttgttatgggaaatgaaaaatcagGAAGGCAGTCTAGCTTCCATTGTGCTTGGCAGGACTGAGTTTCGGCCGGCCTTTCGGTGGTGTCTTGTCGCCCGTGCCGTCCACCAGCTCTATGTCGAGTCTCTGCGGCCAACAGTCCATCTTCTCTCCCATCCATCTGCCGTATGTTCCTCATACGTCTGCCAGTTCGGCCTCTGTTGCACAACAGTCGGGCGGACCCTGTTTCAACCACATGGGCAGAGCTTCCAGCCACCCGATCAACATTCAACCCAACTCCCTGTCTTCAGTCATCGGTTCCCCGCCGTCAGTGCCGCTTTTGGCCagcacagcagcagcagcagcagcagcagcatctTCCTCTTCGTCTTGCTCGTCGGCATCGACGTCGGCAATGGCCGGTTTTAGTTTTAACACTCCGGCCGGCAGTCCCCTGCGTTCCCCACCGCTAAGACTCAGCTCCAAAGATAGCAGATCTTCTTCGCcctaaaaacgaaaacaaaaaaacaagtaaataGATTTATTAGTTGGGAAGGGGGAGGCAGCGTGAGATAAAAGAAAGTCAGTTcagttttctttaattttaccCTTCGCCCAACAAACACATAAAAACAAGTAATTAAATAAGGGATGTAAGATTacactttaattttttttaaaggttattaattattattttttttttttcgtcaaaacCAAATTAACGAATGGCAAGCATgtcattaatttcttttcctaccatcaaaatatatatatttttttttttttctgtttgtttatCGATCCGCGTAGCACTGGGTGTTTACTGATTTTTTGTCGCTTCCTTTCCGAATTCcaatctattttttaaaaaacaaatttaatcTTATTGGGTTTTCTATTTTGCCCTCTCCGAATTTTGTCGTTTGTGTTGTGtggtttgtgtgtgtgtgtgtgtgtgaatgtACGCGATTGTTCTGCGCGCGGTACCAAGTCACTGCTGTGatataaaaatggaaaacagaGACAGAGAAAGCGAGACGAAGGTGATTCTTCATGCgggattttgtgtgtgtgtgtgtgtgtgtctgagaaaagaaagacgacGGAAAGCACGAAACGGAAATCCCTTCCCCTCCTCAGTGTCTATCCTGATGACTACCGTGCGTTAAAAGTCTCTTTAACGACCGTGCGTGATGGaagtctctctctttttcttcttctcccccTAAAATCCCTTTCAATTCCTTCGCTTCGTTTATGAAATTTCCACGCCTCTTTCGAACGAATCAAACGATCCAcacaaaatattttgattACACTTTAAACgctattctttttcttgtcatATTTTGGATGCATCGAGGATAAATCGAATTATTTCTTCCCCCGCCCCCCCTATCAGATTAAACAGTAATGcaacaaaaagaacaatttttttttttcttttctagattaagaaaaataaaagtccCATGCTAAAATGAAACAAggaaaatatttgaaaagaaagaaaataccCGTTAAActattttttccttattcatTTTGCCTTCCTTCCTTTATTGGGTTCCGCCCTGATTTTTGGTCACGGTCATTTATGTTCGATCACGAATGacaatgtttttcttcttaacaGACATATTTGCAGAACAAAGACAACACCACATGCTTGACTTGTGCCGTTGGGAGCTAGTTGATTTTTTGATTGCAAAATTTAGATAcgacacaaaaaagaaaagaaaaaaaacaaaaacaaaatttatccCGGAAATATTTGACGTGCTTCCGCTATCggctttttctttcctctgcctgatatttttcttcttccttccttattattattatttttttaaaatcttgcTATATTTGAACTGTGTGCCCCTCGCCCGTAAATATTATCGTTGGtgcctttattttcttttacaattaCTTGCGGCGGTATTTTGCAATCGAATACGTGATatcaaaaaacattttctttccccctcTGTGGACGTGTCCAGAAGTGATACGAAAAGATTAAGAAACGTATTCTTTCTTCTGTACGATTATTATAAGAGAAAAGGGGCGGAATAAGAGGTCTGTGGAGCAATCTCACATTGTATATCTATGTCTGTTGCTTGTATACATATGCCGTGCTGGAATCGTGTCAAAAAAAAGCAGAGAGAgatggcgaaaaaaaaagaaaacaagcagacgaaaagaaaatggaaacagTCTTCTGTCTTGTTGTGAACCTCGTGAAATCGTTAGGGCTCCCGCGAaatttgatgatgatggaatATTACTGGACTAGTCACGCGTGACCGACATTTTGGAGGGCTGTATTCTTTTCGTTGGAAATGTTTTCTCCTTCCGCCCCCCCCCCTATATTATATACTAGGGTATTATATACACATCTTTTTCTTGTAGAGCGAATATATTGTTTGTAATTCGCTTATTGAATTctcttttcagtttttatGAGTGATGCAAAATGATAAGTGATCTTTTGtgtcgcttttttttttttatgcaaacagattttctttttttctttaatgtagtTGATGccgaaaattgaaaaagaaaagtcgcTCCCCGTCTGTTCGAGTCCTTGCCAGCTTGAAGCCATTTTTACACGGTTGTGTGTGTAGATGAAAAACTCGTATAAACATTTGtaatatttcgttttttttctttaattactGCTATAGGGGAGGCCTCTTGTATTGCTCTCGTTCCTGACTTTCCATAACACTCGAAATACATAGAacttaaaaaagaacaagaaacaaaTCCTGTGTTCGGTTGACTGATCACTGGACAGTTTTagattctttattttattttattttctatttattttttacactCAAAGTGTCACGCACAGCACCAATGTCATTGGCCTTGGAATTATTTTGGATCTTCGTATTCAGacggttttctcttttttatggTGGTGCCAGCAGACGACAGACACGAACTATTTATAAACAAAACTCATTAACTCGAGATGTTTTCTCGAAGACTGTTAAAATGACGGTTTCTGGACTTGACGCCATGGAATCTAAAAGGTAATAATACAACATTCCTTTCCGTAGTTTTTAAAATCTGTATCGTTGTCCAGTGCTATTATTTAAGTATTTGTTTGCGGGATTGACATTTTCCCATGTTTTATGAACAGCAGTGAACTATTCAAAAGGTGTAACCAATATGTAAAAGCTACATGGAACTTTTCAAGGCAAATAAGTTTTATGACAGGACCCCAAACTAGTTTAAATTGATTTAGATTGCAAATAAGCTGCCAGTCTTGACATGTCATCACTCCAAGCAATTCACGGAATACTGACTCATACACTTGCCTCAAAAACACCCATGTCAGTCTAAAAAGTAATAGTTGTGAAAATGCAAATGACTTAAGAACCAAACTAGATTGGTAAAAAACCCAGTTCTGTTGGTTATTcctcctgttttttttggcAGACTTGCATCACTTTGAAAATTGCTTGGGAATAGTATGCATGCTAAACCATCTGAAaagggaggaaaaagaagaaagaaaactaccTCTGACACTTTCTTGTTATCTTATATTTTTCAGAAACCATATCGGGACGAAACCACAGGCCCACATCACCGTTGTTTCTCAGttggaaaatagaaaattctcATTTGTCAATCACAAGGTCGTACCAAAATTCTTAACCAGTTGAGTCAGCAGTCGATGCCGTGGTAAAGGATTGCCACGTGgtttgaaaaaaaggcaattgattcccccttattttttttacctcttaGGATTTCTTGTCACGTTAGCTTAGGCTAAGTTAAAAGAATCTGCTTCTGTAATTGAATGTCTAATTTGCTTATTAATAGGAAACATATAAGTACTACAAGCTGGCCGTCTAACAAAATTTAGTAGAGCAGATTTTCCTACCGTTTGACTCATTGTTGGATTTTTCACTCGATGCGTGCATGACTTTACGTCTGTATTTTTCTGATGGAAATGCTGAAAAGGTAACCGATAATGAGGTATGTAGAGTCTAAAGGGAGTCATGTCGTTCGTTTCATGTTTTTCCCTCCCTAAAATTCGAGATTGGGTAGCATTCCCTAGTAGGCTTAGTTTGATACCTTTTTTATGCACCAGTATGACTATCATTTAAGTTTCTTATGAAGATTTCGTTGGCCTAATAATGTAAAAAttgagtttgtttttttcaatgattATGTTCAATAGTTCCCTTCGAAATCGAGAAACATTGGACAAGATACGTCAATTTAAAAGCTTACTAGACTGAGACTTTTATAagtattttctttctataaAAATCGCTTTACTGAGAAGTTGTGAACatgaaaaacgaagaaagcTTATCAAAGACAACATTTTACTTCGAATTTGTTAGAATATTTGTATTGATATACACATGTAACCCAGAGTAAACATTAACCAGTACTAGATTTTTTTAAGCTTGAGACTTGGAGGCGGATTTCGTCTGATTTCCTcgattgttaaaaatgaaCCACCGAACGGATGCTATGCAGAACAAGTACAACCAGTTAACCATCAAATGTACATAAACATGTTTAAATCACAATCGCCTTACCTTTGACCAGAATGCATCAAGTGGAACGCATTGTTGATCTCCTCGAAAGGAACATCATGAGAAACAAATTCATCTACTTTAACTTTTTTATTCATGTAATCCTCAACGAGACGAGGAACACTGTCACGAGACTTCCAACCTAATTCCCTCAAATGCCAAGTTAAAATAGGCCATTAAATGACGAACGCTAAATTTTACCTCCGAAAGCTGTTCCCTTCCAGACACGACCAGTAACTAATTGAAAAGGTCGTGTCGAAATTTCTTGTCCGGATGCCGCAACTCCGATAATAACAGAAACTCCCCAACCTCTATGGCAAGACTCTAATGCAGCTCTCTTTAATCATAGGTTGGTTATTGTTAAGAAATGATTCAGGAAAAATCTGTTTCAAAAATGTGTACCATGCACGCCACGTTTCCAATACACTCAAAAGAATAGTCGACTCCACCATCAGACATTTCTATCAGCACGGTTTGAATCGGCTTCTCGTGATCT includes the following:
- the LOC116925406 gene encoding serine/threonine-protein kinase WNK1 isoform X2, translating into MPRTKAIMPNRIATKAREESEKGLGEILGPSTHTRQMNNTIRNVFQTQCQYDEPSHKLVLGGRSPSQSPSRSSSSFLHNRNSASRPPIKTNSREHLASVSPRSANNTQSNNTPLSRMEQSWPPPSTIPGKPGPSKSVEALNRQVKVVHTTKVSKIPSHTVSTRPRVGILNKVKRQSSMSESSPASSNKAEEIAPASSKLATDLINLSISKTLCHQESTDQDSEPVTSQIKSTELEPVTLQTQPEIKEENEKKNSLETITKTDPPPIGGGHRENGHEKEEESDETHATEDNEEQAVATSPDERFLKFEEEIGRGSFKTVYRGLDTQTGVSVAWCELQEKKLNKSERQRFREEAEMLKGLQHPNIVRFYDYWEVALTKRKYIVLVTELMTSGTLKTYLRRFKKINLKVLKSWCRQILKGLYFLHSRTPNIIHRDLKCDNIFITGTTGCVKIGDLGLATLKNRSFAKSVIGTPEFMAPEMYEEHYDEGVDVYAFGMCMLEMATSEYPYSECMGPAQIYKKVISGVRPQSFDKVESSEIRDIIDRCTRLRKDERPSVKDLLNDTEFFAEETGLKVEVVSRDEAVASTSESVQFRLRVLDPKKRRDKHKENEAIQFEFNVVTDDADKLAQDMHSDGILMEEDVKVLAKLLRSQVQQLIKERDEREEIRRQNHVASQQQAPTVVVVQPPPQVVQPVIQQPVIQQPVIQQPQATPMDQTMSIQQQQQQQQQQQPAPVPQPLMQQQQQQPMLPNQQLPLAMATGLVTPPQQHVIQQQHVIQQQQHLIPQQVAANQQQLTVQAIQNQIHQQQQTLHQVNQQIQQQQQQLQQVNQQIQQQQTVQIQQQLLQHQQHLLNQPMASAQQMEHQGFTQPQQQQHYQQQQSAEVPAQYFVPAELPVFQQQPQQQTYSQYQTTEAQPYAQSVPQQQQPVRQMVNYVQQQPIDQAQVHCAAAESMAFPVQQQQVTAPQYAQQVVYLQQPIQQMVQQPVEQAAYIHLPPVQPSIQPAQEQMSYVQQSAVQQVVDPSNYPQPTQEQMAYIPQALPQVAQQPMQQTQDQMAYIHQSVPQVMQQSQDQMAYIQQTVPQHSVAQQPIQQTQDQMAYVQQVGHQIVDQTTYAQQPIQQCVSEQPTYLPPPPVIQQVPLTQSAIIQPNVVQPVGQPIVDQTAYLQQQPIHQLQHMEQPAYIQAAPHPVDQYVPATYQLPQPTLEQQPAYVQPVQPELVRKQSGLCQQQLEAASTAYLLEKLDSHPGQVTQGESQIAAAVVDMQLQNPVLQAVVNDSVPAINRSGTPEPVAQCCCSDVYTTDSCGESSAAESVDTVASAASATASAASGSNATVTAGEKRLGRRLTNKRRRTAERGPRLSVLSVQGSVVECQVETMKQETVTFKFDQADTVPADVANNLIKHRLLSEQHADIFIEQVEDILRQLKENPDVLPVVSLPPAKPAADSLSPNRTGTTTTAASSVATGSVDSVDTNSKGPQGSLGDVQQAVAAPTLPVVASAVPLAAGLHLHSRSASLDGSDVRKVSRFLVKTISAPLPVLDPAAPAAQSTVLDAPLPTPPAATPIPALAVTSELLPTDLPAGAIQKCELPPVVVGQESNMPVGQTAPCAAANVAGNDLGAAFVTVALSINITSNGIYATSRCSSPARVPNNNNASGDQSMGVSTASVPLKLCIAEANAAGSRPAAGNSLPTSQPPTPQTCPTMDTYLMDLQHKLASLSMTNNNPNPSAHLQQQHQNYSPESTQQLPSPSSSTKEGTPLLEPVFHPSVVVDQVDQATENNRPAQQQQRKVLPSTIDIHDLHSELSKLHSQGPGHPPSLLKAKEALNPCPTEALATVASSAANPVVQPATASNPPEVVDEAPPDKTVIKPIPVSVGPSVTPVASAPTTTTKEQKSSQTEPELSVAQQPQQQRKLSLPPPVPPGERRISRFCVSLVDEKQRTAASGLPEEANKDPELRELLLRHEQEKKALIRKHEEELAAFHARRKQQSAVQQQSQPHPLQRQEATEGSRTPSPGASCNPDFGEGRGLPTQNSNATAAANGASGPVPNPTRSSSPGTPTRQTKTFTDDLLRLVQDLGSKPGAEKSKKAGGEGVEKAPTLNQLRAGANGGAAASLQQQQQQQQQHHSLTQTAGLSFGRPFGGVLSPVPSTSSMSSLCGQQSIFSPIHLPYVPHTSASSASVAQQSGGPCFNHMGRASSHPINIQPNSLSSVIGSPPSVPLLASTAAAAAAAASSSSSCSSASTSAMAGFSFNTPAGSPLRSPPLRLSSKDSRSSSP